A DNA window from Trichosurus vulpecula isolate mTriVul1 chromosome 2, mTriVul1.pri, whole genome shotgun sequence contains the following coding sequences:
- the CHODL gene encoding chondrolectin: MISILLGAMLLWGQGGFSRRVVSGQKVCFADFKHPCYKMAYFQDLSSRVGFQEARQACESDGGALLSLESETEQKLIESMLQNLTKPDTGISDGDFWIGLWRNGEGQTSGACPNLYKWSDGSSSQYRNWYTDEPSCGSEACVVMYHQPTANPGLGGPYLYQWNDDRCNMKHNFICKYEPESFPTIAAEKPFDTSKPEDPYHIVVTETGIIPNLIYVVIPTIPLLLLILVAFGTCCFQMLHKSKGRTKSSPNQSTLWISKSNKKESIMEI, encoded by the exons GTCAGAAGGTGTGTTTTGCAGACTTCAAACATCCCTGTTACAAAATGGCCTATTTTCAGGACTTGTCAAGTCGAGTGGGATTTCAGGAGGCACGCCAAGCTTGTGAAAGCGATGGTGGAGCTCTTCTCAGTCTTGAAAGTGAAACAGAACAGAAGTTAATAGAAAGCATGTTACAAAACCTCACTAAGCCAGACACAGGCATTTCTGATGGTGACTTCTGGATTGGACTTTGGAGAAATGGAGAGGGACAGACATCAGGTGCTTGTCCAAACCTCTACAAGTGGTCTGATGGAAGCAGTTCCCAATATCG AAACTGGTATACTGATGAACCTTCCTGTGGAAGCGAAGCTTGTGTTGTGATGTATCATCAACCAACTGCCAATCCTGGACTTGGGGGTCCCTACCTTTACCAGTGGAATGATGACAGATGCAATATGAAGCACAATTTTATCTGCAAGTATGAACCAG AGAGTTTTCCAACCATTGCAGCAGAAAAGCCCTTTGATACAAGCAAACCAGAAGATCCCTATCACATAGTTGTTACTGAAACAG GTATAATTCCCAACCTAATTTATGTTGTTATACCAACAATACCTCTGCTGTTGTTGATACTGGTGGCTTTTGGGACTTGCTGTTTTCAAATGCTACATAAAAG taaaggaagaacaaaaagtagTCCAAATCAATCCACACTATGGATTTCAAAGAGCAACAAGAAGGAAAGTATCATGGAGATATAA